From Microbacterium invictum, the proteins below share one genomic window:
- a CDS encoding primosomal protein N', with protein sequence MTTVARVLIDSPLPQLDRLFDYAIPAGLAGEAHPGVRVKVPLRSAGRVVEGWLVERGEIEAPERPLSELDAVVSTVAALTPELYALARKAADRAAGSAGDVLRLAIPKRMVRAEKAWLAAPEPPAPVVDAQSAAWADGILNVYPGLAEAIAAGERLAIDALPRPAVERVVGAWAELLAALAVSMLASGRSTLLVVPDQRDEDQVLAALEGRAPADTVLRDDARRSGPERYGGYLRLLNPAPAIVVGNRSTVYAPARDVGAVVVWDDGDPLLAEPLSPGIHARDAALIRQELEGSALIFAGHTRTTDVERLVQLGWVREVPAARRASPRVILSATREGESRGQRVPSAAFAAAREALAEGPVLVQVARPGYAPVLVCADCRTPARCTHCGGPLRARRAGAVPDCTWCGRSAPSWSCENCRSTRLRMASSGSERTADELGRAFPNTRVIIADGDHPVERVDAKPALVIATRGAEPAAVGGYRAVILLDADRMLMAEQLRVGESCLRWWSNAAALAAPGAPVHLVGVSGPVARALATWTHDAYARAELADRSPLLMPPVVRVAAVTGPASVVDATLAQLREDVPGLPAAAVLGPVPVEDGVRALVRFEYGQGRRVADTLRAAVVAEAIRGRRRPKTGAPRTTLRVRLDVPELDL encoded by the coding sequence GTGACGACCGTCGCCCGCGTCCTCATCGACTCGCCGCTGCCGCAGCTGGATCGCCTGTTCGACTACGCGATCCCGGCCGGGCTGGCCGGCGAGGCGCACCCGGGCGTGCGCGTCAAGGTGCCGCTGCGCAGTGCCGGGCGCGTCGTCGAGGGCTGGCTGGTCGAGCGGGGCGAGATCGAGGCGCCGGAGCGGCCGCTGTCCGAGCTGGATGCCGTGGTCTCGACCGTCGCGGCGCTGACACCCGAGCTGTACGCCCTGGCCCGGAAGGCCGCCGACCGGGCCGCAGGATCGGCCGGTGACGTCCTGCGCCTGGCGATCCCCAAGCGCATGGTGCGCGCCGAGAAGGCGTGGCTGGCCGCGCCCGAGCCGCCTGCGCCCGTGGTCGATGCGCAGTCCGCGGCGTGGGCCGACGGTATCCTGAACGTCTATCCGGGGCTCGCCGAGGCGATCGCCGCGGGGGAGCGGCTGGCGATCGACGCCCTGCCCCGGCCCGCCGTGGAACGGGTGGTGGGTGCGTGGGCCGAGCTGCTCGCCGCCCTCGCGGTCTCGATGCTGGCATCCGGACGCAGCACCCTGCTGGTCGTCCCCGACCAGCGCGACGAGGATCAGGTCCTCGCGGCGCTGGAGGGGCGCGCGCCGGCGGACACCGTGCTGCGCGACGACGCCCGGCGCTCCGGGCCCGAGCGCTACGGCGGGTACCTGCGGCTGCTGAACCCCGCGCCGGCGATCGTCGTGGGCAACCGCTCGACGGTATACGCGCCTGCCCGAGACGTCGGAGCGGTCGTGGTGTGGGACGACGGCGACCCGCTGCTGGCCGAGCCGCTGAGCCCCGGCATCCATGCCCGCGATGCGGCCCTGATCCGCCAGGAGCTCGAGGGCAGCGCGCTCATCTTCGCCGGGCACACCCGCACCACCGACGTGGAACGACTCGTCCAGCTCGGCTGGGTGCGCGAGGTGCCCGCCGCGCGCCGCGCGAGCCCCCGCGTCATCCTCTCGGCCACGCGGGAGGGTGAATCCCGCGGGCAGCGGGTGCCGTCTGCCGCGTTCGCCGCCGCCCGTGAGGCCCTGGCCGAAGGACCGGTCCTCGTCCAGGTGGCGCGTCCGGGGTATGCGCCCGTGCTCGTGTGCGCGGACTGCCGCACGCCGGCCCGATGCACGCACTGCGGCGGCCCGCTGCGGGCCCGCCGCGCCGGTGCCGTGCCGGACTGCACATGGTGCGGGCGCTCGGCGCCGAGCTGGTCGTGCGAGAACTGCCGGTCCACGCGGCTGCGCATGGCGTCGTCGGGCAGCGAGCGCACCGCGGACGAGCTCGGGCGCGCCTTCCCGAACACACGGGTGATCATCGCCGACGGCGATCACCCCGTCGAGCGCGTCGACGCCAAGCCGGCCCTGGTGATCGCCACCCGCGGCGCCGAGCCCGCCGCCGTCGGCGGGTACCGCGCGGTGATCCTGCTCGACGCCGACCGCATGCTGATGGCCGAGCAGCTGCGCGTGGGCGAGTCGTGCCTGCGCTGGTGGTCGAACGCCGCCGCCCTTGCCGCCCCCGGCGCGCCGGTCCACCTCGTGGGCGTCTCGGGGCCGGTGGCCCGCGCCCTCGCGACGTGGACGCATGACGCGTACGCGCGCGCCGAGCTGGCCGATCGGAGCCCCCTGCTCATGCCGCCGGTCGTGCGGGTCGCCGCGGTCACCGGCCCGGCATCCGTCGTCGACGCCACACTCGCCCAGCTGCGCGAGGATGTGCCCGGGCTGCCGGCGGCGGCGGTCCTGGGACCTGTGCCGGTCGAAGACGGGGTGAGAGCACTCGTGCGGTTCGAGTACGGGCAGGGGAGACGGGTCGCCGACACCCTGCGCGCGGCGGTCGTCGCCGAGGCGATCCGCGGTCGTCGCCGGCCGAAGACCGGCGCACCCCGCACTACACTCAGGGTGCGGCTCGACGTGCCCGAGCTCGATCTGTGA
- the fmt gene encoding methionyl-tRNA formyltransferase, with protein sequence MRIVFAGTPAPAVPSLRALAASSHELVGAVTRRDAPLGRKRVLTPSPVAAVAEELGLQTVKADRLDADATAAIDALRPDLGVIVAYGGLVREPLLSLPQHGWINLHFSLLPAWRGAAPVQHALIAGDRVTGASVFQLVPALDAGDVFGEVRYDVPRGATAGDVLTDLADAGAALLVDVVDAIAAGSAVAAPQAGEPTLAPKLSIADGLLDFTASADAVLDRFRGTTPEPGAHTSIGGQRLKVLAAHRGPDLALAAGELTLSGRDVVVGTADGTVLLTTVQPAGKGPMAAADWWRGLRTDDVRVDAMTSQGMA encoded by the coding sequence ATGCGCATCGTCTTCGCCGGGACCCCCGCCCCGGCCGTTCCCTCGCTGCGGGCCCTGGCCGCCTCGTCGCACGAACTCGTCGGCGCGGTCACCCGCCGCGACGCGCCGCTCGGACGCAAGCGCGTGCTGACCCCTTCGCCGGTGGCCGCCGTCGCCGAAGAGCTCGGCCTGCAGACGGTGAAGGCCGATCGCCTCGACGCCGACGCGACCGCCGCGATCGACGCGCTGCGACCCGACCTCGGCGTCATCGTCGCCTACGGCGGGCTCGTGCGCGAGCCGCTGCTGTCGCTCCCGCAGCACGGCTGGATCAACCTGCACTTCTCGCTGCTGCCGGCCTGGCGCGGGGCCGCCCCCGTGCAGCACGCGCTCATCGCCGGTGACCGGGTGACCGGCGCGAGCGTCTTCCAGCTGGTGCCGGCGCTGGACGCCGGGGACGTGTTCGGCGAAGTCCGCTACGACGTGCCGCGGGGCGCCACGGCAGGAGACGTGCTGACCGATCTCGCGGATGCCGGTGCCGCCCTGCTCGTGGATGTCGTCGACGCCATCGCCGCCGGGAGCGCCGTCGCCGCTCCGCAGGCGGGGGAGCCGACCCTGGCCCCGAAGCTGTCCATCGCCGACGGGCTGCTCGACTTCACGGCATCCGCCGACGCCGTCCTCGACCGCTTCCGCGGCACGACACCCGAACCCGGCGCCCACACGTCCATCGGCGGGCAGCGGCTGAAGGTCCTCGCCGCGCACCGCGGACCCGACCTCGCACTCGCCGCCGGCGAACTCACCCTGAGCGGCCGCGACGTGGTCGTGGGAACTGCGGACGGCACCGTGCTGCTGACGACCGTGCAGCCGGCCGGCAAGGGGCCGATGGCCGCCGCCGACTGGTGGCGCGGCCTGCGCACCGACGACGTGCGGGTCGACGCCATGACCTCCCAGGGCATGGCATGA
- a CDS encoding RsmB/NOP family class I SAM-dependent RNA methyltransferase, with the protein MNPARLVAFDVIRAVHESGAYANLQLPRELRAAGLTSADAGLATELTYGTLRRQGTYDAIIEDAAGRSIDDIDPPVRDALRLGAHQLLATRVAPHAAVHETVELVRSAAGKRATGFANAVLRRISERSADEWLERVESAARSDDERLGLRYAHPVWVIRAVRRALAAEGRPEELEALLAADNASPSVTLAALPGLAEAPADAERTPYSPIGFRLAGGDPEQVITAAGGRIRVQDEGSQLAALALTRARPVAGGERWLDLCAGPGGKTAVLAAEALAHGAILEANEVSPVRAGLVRTSVKGVPLEVPVSEEDGRVRAGAHTYDRILVDAPCTGLGALRRRPEARWRKSPADLPDLTELQGELLTAAFEALAPGGIVAYVTCSPHLAETAGIVSEMRRRFGDEVTELDARAVLASIAGSPLDLPAPADGSGRAQLWPHRHGTDAMSISLLQRR; encoded by the coding sequence ATGAACCCCGCCCGCCTGGTCGCCTTCGACGTGATCCGTGCCGTCCACGAATCGGGCGCCTACGCGAACCTCCAGCTGCCGCGCGAGCTGCGGGCGGCGGGACTCACCAGCGCCGACGCGGGGCTGGCCACCGAGCTCACCTACGGCACCCTGCGCCGCCAGGGCACCTACGACGCGATCATCGAGGATGCCGCCGGGCGCTCGATAGACGACATCGACCCGCCGGTGCGCGATGCGCTGCGCCTGGGCGCCCACCAGCTGCTGGCGACCCGCGTGGCGCCGCACGCCGCCGTGCACGAGACCGTCGAACTCGTCCGCAGCGCCGCCGGCAAGCGCGCGACCGGGTTCGCGAACGCGGTCCTGCGACGCATCAGCGAGCGGTCCGCCGACGAGTGGCTCGAGCGCGTCGAGTCGGCCGCCCGCTCCGACGACGAGCGGCTGGGCCTGCGCTACGCACACCCGGTGTGGGTCATCCGCGCCGTGCGCCGTGCGCTGGCCGCCGAAGGCCGCCCCGAGGAGCTCGAAGCGCTCCTCGCGGCCGACAACGCCTCGCCGTCGGTGACCCTCGCGGCGCTGCCGGGGCTCGCGGAGGCACCCGCCGATGCGGAGCGCACGCCCTACTCGCCGATCGGCTTCCGGCTGGCCGGCGGCGACCCCGAGCAGGTCATCACGGCCGCAGGCGGGCGCATCCGCGTGCAGGACGAGGGCTCGCAGCTGGCCGCACTGGCGCTCACCCGCGCGCGGCCGGTGGCCGGCGGCGAGCGCTGGCTCGACCTGTGCGCCGGACCGGGCGGAAAGACGGCGGTGCTGGCGGCCGAGGCGCTCGCGCACGGTGCGATCCTCGAGGCGAACGAGGTGTCCCCGGTGCGCGCCGGGCTCGTCCGGACCTCGGTGAAGGGCGTCCCGCTCGAGGTGCCGGTGTCCGAGGAGGACGGCCGCGTCCGCGCCGGTGCGCACACCTACGACCGCATCCTGGTGGATGCGCCGTGCACCGGTCTGGGCGCTCTGCGACGCCGTCCCGAAGCGCGCTGGCGCAAGAGCCCGGCCGACCTGCCCGACCTGACCGAGCTGCAGGGGGAGCTGCTCACAGCGGCGTTCGAGGCGCTCGCGCCCGGCGGCATCGTGGCGTACGTGACGTGCTCGCCGCACCTGGCCGAGACGGCCGGGATCGTGAGCGAGATGCGGCGCCGCTTCGGCGACGAGGTGACCGAGCTGGACGCGCGTGCGGTCCTGGCATCCATCGCCGGGTCGCCGCTCGACCTGCCCGCGCCCGCCGACGGCTCGGGCCGCGCCCAGCTGTGGCCGCACCGTCACGGCACCGACGCGATGTCCATCTCCCTGCTGCAGCGCCGCTGA
- the rpe gene encoding ribulose-phosphate 3-epimerase produces MADTPRINPSILAADFVNMQAELARIATADFVHVDVMDNHFVPNLTFGPQMVERIQATSPVPLDVHLMIDDPDRWAPGYAEIGAASVTFHLEAATEPVALARRLRAIGARAGVAVKPGTDVESLFEVLDEFDQILVMTVEPGFGGQGFMADMMPKLARLSAETRRRGSQVWLQVDGGISGSTIAQAAEAGADTFVAGSAVFGAEDPAQAINALRSQAAHHH; encoded by the coding sequence GTGGCCGACACCCCCCGCATCAACCCCAGCATCCTCGCCGCCGACTTCGTCAACATGCAGGCCGAGCTGGCGCGCATCGCGACCGCCGACTTCGTGCACGTGGATGTGATGGACAACCATTTCGTGCCCAACCTGACCTTCGGCCCGCAGATGGTCGAGCGCATCCAGGCGACGAGCCCCGTGCCGCTGGATGTGCACCTCATGATCGACGACCCCGACCGGTGGGCGCCCGGCTACGCCGAGATCGGCGCCGCGTCGGTGACGTTCCACCTCGAGGCGGCGACAGAGCCGGTCGCGCTCGCACGCCGGCTGCGGGCGATCGGCGCCCGGGCGGGCGTCGCGGTCAAGCCGGGCACCGACGTCGAGAGCCTGTTCGAGGTGCTCGACGAGTTCGACCAGATCCTCGTGATGACCGTCGAGCCGGGTTTCGGCGGCCAGGGGTTCATGGCCGACATGATGCCCAAGCTCGCCCGGCTGTCGGCCGAGACCCGGCGGCGCGGATCGCAGGTGTGGCTGCAGGTCGACGGCGGCATCAGCGGGTCGACGATCGCCCAGGCCGCGGAGGCCGGCGCCGACACGTTCGTCGCGGGCTCGGCCGTATTCGGCGCGGAGGACCCCGCGCAGGCCATCAACGCGCTGCGCTCTCAGGCCGCACACCACCACTGA
- a CDS encoding phosphoribosyl-ATP diphosphatase, whose translation MKTFDGLFAELTAIAAARPEGSGTVAQLDRGVHAIGKKIVEEAAEVWMAAEYQSDAETSEEISQLLYHLQVLMVAKGLTLEDVYRHL comes from the coding sequence GTGAAGACGTTCGACGGGCTGTTCGCTGAGCTCACCGCCATCGCCGCTGCGCGCCCGGAAGGTTCCGGCACCGTCGCGCAGCTCGACCGCGGCGTGCACGCGATCGGCAAGAAGATCGTCGAGGAGGCCGCCGAGGTCTGGATGGCGGCCGAGTACCAGTCCGACGCGGAGACCTCTGAGGAGATCTCGCAGCTCCTGTACCACCTGCAGGTGCTGATGGTCGCGAAGGGACTCACCCTCGAGGACGTCTACCGACATCTCTGA
- the hisG gene encoding ATP phosphoribosyltransferase, translating to MLRIAVPNKGSLAETAAEMLAEAGYTGRRDPKDLHVIDPVNEVEFFYLRPKDIATYVGSGALDVGITGRDLLLDARMPRALEIEKLGFGASTFRFAGPPGRFADLADLDGVRVATAYPGLVDAYLDEHGVAVDLVPLDGAVESAVELGVADAVADVVSTGTTLRQAGLEIFGPVLLESEAVLIGAPIEAEGTDVLLRRLRGVMVARRYVLVDYDLPANLVDEAIKIASGIESPTISPLRDPEWVAVRVMIPRKTVNQVMDALYAIGARAILVTAIHNARL from the coding sequence ATGCTGCGAATCGCTGTGCCGAACAAGGGATCGCTCGCCGAGACCGCCGCCGAGATGCTGGCCGAGGCCGGCTACACCGGCCGCCGCGACCCGAAAGACCTGCACGTCATCGACCCCGTCAACGAGGTCGAGTTCTTCTACCTGCGCCCCAAGGACATCGCGACCTACGTGGGCTCGGGCGCCCTCGATGTCGGCATCACCGGCCGTGACCTCCTGCTCGACGCGCGGATGCCGCGCGCGCTCGAGATCGAGAAGCTCGGCTTCGGGGCGTCGACGTTCCGGTTCGCGGGCCCGCCCGGACGGTTCGCCGACCTGGCTGATCTCGACGGCGTCCGGGTCGCGACCGCGTACCCGGGACTGGTGGACGCCTACCTCGACGAACACGGCGTCGCCGTCGACCTCGTGCCGCTGGACGGCGCGGTCGAATCCGCCGTCGAGCTGGGGGTGGCCGATGCCGTCGCCGACGTCGTCTCGACCGGCACCACACTGCGCCAGGCGGGCCTGGAGATCTTCGGTCCCGTGCTGCTCGAGTCTGAGGCCGTGCTGATCGGCGCCCCCATCGAGGCGGAGGGCACCGACGTCCTGCTGCGGCGCCTGCGCGGCGTGATGGTCGCGCGCCGGTACGTGCTGGTCGACTACGACCTGCCGGCGAACCTGGTCGACGAGGCCATCAAGATCGCTTCCGGCATCGAGTCGCCCACCATCTCGCCGCTGCGCGACCCCGAATGGGTGGCGGTACGGGTCATGATCCCGCGCAAGACCGTCAACCAGGTCATGGACGCCCTGTACGCGATCGGCGCCCGCGCGATCCTGGTGACCGCGATCCACAACGCGAGGCTCTGA
- the hisF gene encoding imidazole glycerol phosphate synthase subunit HisF — MSLACRVIPCLDVKDGKVVKGVNFENLREMGDPVELARRYFDQGADELTFLDVTATVDDRSTTYDMVRRTAEEVFIPLTVGGGVRSADDVARLLSVGADKVGVNSAAIARPELVDEIADRFGAQVLVLSLDVKRAPGTPSGFAVTTHGGRTLTALDALAWAREAIERGAGELLVNSIDADGTKDGFDLELVGLMREVSSVPVIASGGAGAAEHFAPAVRAGADAVLAASVFHSGQLTIGDVKQSLSDDGIEVR; from the coding sequence ATGTCGCTGGCCTGCCGCGTCATCCCGTGTCTCGACGTCAAGGACGGCAAGGTCGTCAAGGGCGTCAACTTCGAGAACCTGCGCGAGATGGGCGACCCGGTCGAACTCGCCCGCCGCTACTTCGACCAGGGCGCCGACGAGCTGACCTTCCTCGACGTGACCGCGACCGTCGACGACCGCTCGACCACCTACGACATGGTGCGCCGCACCGCCGAAGAGGTCTTCATCCCGCTGACCGTGGGCGGGGGAGTGCGCTCGGCCGACGACGTCGCGCGGCTGCTGTCGGTGGGCGCCGACAAGGTCGGGGTCAACTCGGCGGCGATCGCCCGCCCAGAGCTGGTCGACGAGATCGCCGACCGCTTCGGGGCGCAGGTGCTCGTCCTCTCGCTCGACGTCAAGCGGGCGCCGGGCACTCCGTCGGGCTTCGCCGTCACCACGCACGGCGGCCGCACGCTGACCGCGCTCGACGCCCTCGCCTGGGCGCGTGAGGCCATCGAGCGTGGCGCCGGCGAGCTGCTGGTCAACTCGATCGACGCCGACGGGACCAAGGACGGCTTCGACCTCGAACTGGTCGGCCTCATGCGCGAGGTCTCGAGCGTCCCGGTGATCGCCTCCGGCGGTGCCGGTGCGGCCGAGCACTTCGCCCCGGCCGTGCGCGCGGGTGCCGACGCCGTGCTCGCGGCATCCGTCTTCCACTCCGGTCAGCTCACCATCGGCGACGTCAAGCAGTCGCTCTCCGACGACGGAATCGAGGTGCGATGA
- the hisI gene encoding phosphoribosyl-AMP cyclohydrolase codes for MTTDVSADRVRFDDAGLVPAIIQQHDTGEVLMLGWMDAEALRRTLTEGRVTFWSRSRQEYWRKGDTSGHAQYVKGARLDCDGDTLLITVEQVGAACHTGDRTCFDADDLDPVVGAP; via the coding sequence ATGACCACCGACGTGAGTGCCGACCGCGTACGGTTCGACGATGCCGGCCTCGTGCCCGCCATCATCCAGCAGCACGACACCGGCGAGGTGCTGATGCTCGGGTGGATGGATGCCGAGGCGCTGCGCCGCACGCTCACCGAGGGCCGCGTGACGTTCTGGTCGCGGTCGCGGCAGGAGTACTGGCGCAAGGGCGACACCTCGGGCCACGCCCAGTACGTCAAGGGCGCCCGCCTGGACTGCGACGGCGACACGCTGCTGATCACCGTCGAGCAGGTGGGTGCGGCGTGCCACACCGGCGACCGCACCTGCTTCGACGCCGACGACCTCGACCCCGTCGTGGGAGCACCGTGA
- a CDS encoding cell wall-binding repeat-containing protein: protein MTGRFRRALSALAIIALVAGGAVALDIAPASAAAGQVTRIAGADRYETSAAISAATFAAGAPVAYIASGALFPDALSGSAAAAAGGGPVLLTTPTALPKAIGDELRRLKPKRIVVLGGEGAISATVAEDLAGYTGGSVERRSGADRYETSAATSAATFAAGVPVVFLASGVEFPDALSGAALAARLGGPVLLTTPGAVPGSIEAELKRLKPTRLVVLGGTGAVSKAVADAASRATGRSAERIGGADRYATSAAIAQEFPTGAPVAYLASGTVFADALSGAAAAAGAPLLLTQPTVLSPATGVALTRLAPAKAVVLGGTGAVAQAVSTLVQDFGVAHARASGDRVTATTELKAGSCLASNNGTVGLCVTANGTITVDRNGSVLWSSGTTASDAATLRIRADGNLALFGTGGQIRWQASTTGTAATRLVVANDGEVSLQTGSGAIRWATMTGPDAPTWGLPFAAGERWSAGAPHTSLGTNQGARGSLDFGPSRTIPASSKKVYTIAEGTVYRFNCGGGKGYLGVNHTGGWQSTYYHLKNEQTARIGKKVPAGTYLGDVAQALPCGGGSSFEHVHVTIRRDGQPVSVEGMTFGGFTVRSAGKDFSGTWRDASGRTVLTPSGGAACCLTAPGAK, encoded by the coding sequence GTGACGGGACGGTTCCGCCGCGCCCTCAGCGCGCTCGCGATCATCGCGCTCGTCGCCGGGGGAGCAGTCGCGCTCGACATCGCCCCGGCAAGCGCGGCGGCCGGCCAGGTGACGCGGATCGCCGGCGCGGACCGCTACGAGACCTCCGCTGCCATCAGCGCGGCCACGTTCGCGGCCGGTGCGCCCGTCGCCTACATCGCCAGCGGCGCACTGTTCCCCGACGCGCTCAGCGGCTCGGCCGCGGCGGCCGCAGGGGGCGGCCCTGTGCTGCTGACCACGCCGACGGCGCTGCCGAAGGCGATCGGTGACGAACTGCGGCGACTGAAGCCGAAGCGCATCGTCGTGCTCGGCGGCGAGGGCGCGATCTCCGCCACCGTCGCGGAGGACCTGGCGGGCTACACCGGCGGTAGCGTCGAGCGTCGTTCCGGCGCAGACCGCTACGAGACCTCCGCCGCCACCAGCGCGGCGACGTTCGCCGCCGGCGTGCCCGTCGTCTTCCTCGCCAGCGGTGTGGAGTTCCCCGACGCGCTCAGCGGTGCGGCGCTGGCCGCCCGGCTCGGCGGCCCGGTCCTGCTGACCACCCCCGGCGCCGTCCCCGGCTCCATCGAGGCCGAACTGAAGCGCCTGAAACCCACACGGCTCGTCGTGCTCGGCGGCACCGGTGCCGTGTCGAAGGCGGTGGCGGATGCCGCATCGCGCGCGACCGGACGTTCGGCCGAGCGCATCGGCGGCGCCGACCGCTACGCCACCTCGGCCGCGATCGCGCAGGAGTTCCCCACCGGCGCGCCGGTGGCCTACCTCGCCAGCGGCACCGTGTTCGCCGATGCGCTGTCGGGTGCCGCGGCCGCGGCGGGCGCCCCGCTGCTGCTGACGCAGCCCACCGTCCTCTCGCCTGCGACCGGCGTGGCGCTGACGCGGCTGGCGCCCGCGAAGGCGGTGGTGCTCGGCGGCACCGGCGCGGTCGCGCAGGCGGTGTCGACGCTCGTCCAGGACTTCGGCGTGGCACACGCCCGGGCATCGGGGGACCGCGTGACCGCGACGACCGAGCTGAAGGCCGGTTCCTGCCTCGCGTCGAACAACGGCACGGTCGGGCTGTGCGTGACCGCCAACGGGACCATCACCGTCGACCGGAACGGCAGCGTGCTGTGGAGTTCGGGCACGACGGCATCCGACGCCGCCACCCTCCGCATCCGCGCCGACGGCAACCTCGCGCTGTTCGGCACGGGCGGCCAGATCCGCTGGCAGGCCAGCACGACCGGCACAGCGGCCACCCGGCTCGTCGTCGCGAACGACGGCGAAGTCAGCCTGCAGACCGGCAGCGGCGCCATCCGCTGGGCGACGATGACCGGACCCGACGCGCCGACCTGGGGCCTGCCCTTCGCGGCCGGCGAGCGCTGGTCGGCCGGCGCCCCGCACACCTCCCTCGGCACGAACCAGGGCGCCCGCGGCTCCCTCGACTTCGGCCCCTCCCGCACGATCCCCGCATCGAGCAAGAAGGTCTACACGATCGCCGAGGGCACCGTCTATCGCTTCAACTGCGGTGGCGGCAAGGGCTACCTCGGCGTGAACCACACCGGCGGCTGGCAGTCGACGTACTACCACTTGAAGAACGAGCAGACCGCACGGATCGGCAAGAAGGTTCCCGCCGGAACCTACCTGGGCGATGTCGCCCAGGCACTCCCGTGCGGCGGTGGGTCGAGCTTCGAGCACGTCCACGTGACCATCCGTCGCGACGGGCAGCCCGTCTCGGTGGAGGGCATGACCTTCGGCGGATTCACCGTGCGCAGCGCGGGCAAGGACTTCTCCGGCACGTGGCGCGACGCGTCCGGTCGCACGGTACTGACCCCGAGCGGCGGGGCGGCGTGCTGCCTGACCGCGCCCGGTGCGAAATGA
- a CDS encoding Trp biosynthesis-associated membrane protein has protein sequence MASALVTRARMIAVTIILAAAAVTLIGSTQTWLDVTLREGTHPVLAVDGATALPLLAPLSLAALALALALTIVGRVLRWLFGALAVGIGVVLAVGSAQIVADAPVTAFATVVTEATGLSGTETVRGLVSTVTTTPWPAVTVVTAAIIALGGVFTLMTAHTWGRSGRRFRTDAATTVEGTAAPAGRAGSRPHDAIDSWDDLSRGEDPTA, from the coding sequence ATGGCATCCGCTCTGGTGACCCGCGCCCGCATGATCGCGGTGACGATCATCCTCGCCGCGGCAGCGGTCACCCTCATCGGCTCGACGCAGACCTGGCTGGACGTGACCCTGCGCGAAGGCACCCACCCGGTCCTGGCCGTCGACGGTGCCACCGCGCTCCCGCTGCTCGCACCGCTCAGTCTCGCTGCCCTGGCCCTCGCCCTCGCGCTCACCATCGTCGGGCGCGTGCTGCGCTGGCTCTTCGGTGCGCTGGCCGTGGGCATCGGCGTCGTCCTGGCCGTCGGGTCGGCCCAGATCGTCGCGGATGCGCCTGTGACCGCCTTTGCCACCGTGGTCACCGAGGCCACCGGTCTCAGCGGCACCGAGACCGTGCGCGGCCTCGTCTCGACCGTGACGACGACGCCGTGGCCGGCGGTGACCGTCGTGACGGCGGCGATCATCGCGCTCGGCGGCGTGTTCACCCTCATGACGGCGCACACGTGGGGACGATCGGGTCGCCGGTTCCGGACAGACGCCGCGACCACCGTCGAGGGCACCGCGGCACCGGCCGGCCGCGCCGGCTCGCGCCCGCACGACGCAATCGACTCGTGGGACGATCTCAGCCGGGGCGAGGATCCCACCGCATGA
- a CDS encoding DUF6704 family protein, producing the protein MSDHIGDPGHGHSPAAWTAVVIMLVAVTFGTLFFFLEMPVLVWASAALLVVGIVVGWVMARVGYGVGGSKYTPKAH; encoded by the coding sequence ATGAGCGACCACATCGGCGACCCTGGCCACGGACACTCCCCGGCAGCCTGGACGGCCGTCGTGATCATGCTCGTCGCAGTGACCTTCGGCACGCTGTTCTTCTTCCTCGAGATGCCCGTTCTGGTGTGGGCCTCGGCCGCCCTGCTGGTGGTCGGCATCGTCGTGGGCTGGGTGATGGCCCGCGTCGGGTACGGCGTCGGCGGATCCAAGTACACGCCGAAAGCGCACTGA